One window from the genome of Mucilaginibacter ginsenosidivorans encodes:
- the queA gene encoding tRNA preQ1(34) S-adenosylmethionine ribosyltransferase-isomerase QueA: protein MKLSQFKFNLPDSLIAHTPAGTRDEARLMVLHKDSGKIEHKIFRDVLDYFDDKDVMILNNTKVFPARMYGNKEKTGATIEVFLLRELNKELRLWDVLVDPARKIRVGNKLYFGDDDLLIAEVVDNTTSRGRTIRFLFDGTDEEFRRNVEILGETPLPKYIKRKATPEDKERYQTIFAKHEGAVAAPTAGLHFSRELMKRLELKGVEFAEVTLHVGLGTFRPVEVEDLTKHKMDSEQFIIEQKQADIVNRGIEAKKRICAVGTTSMRAIESAVSASKTLKPANDWTSKFIFPPYDFSIANSMITNFHTPESTLLMMVCAFGGYENVMHAYEVAVKEKYRFYSYGDAMLMI from the coding sequence ATGAAATTATCTCAATTTAAATTCAATCTCCCCGATTCATTAATTGCACACACACCTGCCGGCACACGGGACGAAGCGCGCCTGATGGTATTACACAAGGATTCTGGTAAAATTGAGCATAAAATATTCAGGGATGTGCTGGATTATTTTGATGATAAGGATGTAATGATCCTGAACAACACCAAGGTATTCCCTGCCCGCATGTACGGTAATAAAGAAAAGACCGGTGCAACCATCGAAGTATTCCTGTTAAGGGAGCTTAATAAAGAATTGCGCCTGTGGGACGTATTGGTTGATCCCGCACGTAAAATACGCGTAGGCAATAAACTTTATTTTGGCGACGACGACCTGCTGATAGCCGAAGTTGTGGACAATACCACCTCGCGCGGCCGCACCATCCGCTTCCTGTTCGACGGGACGGATGAAGAATTCCGCCGTAATGTTGAGATACTCGGCGAAACACCGCTGCCAAAATACATCAAGCGCAAAGCTACTCCCGAAGATAAGGAACGCTATCAAACTATATTTGCCAAGCACGAAGGTGCTGTCGCGGCGCCCACCGCCGGTTTGCACTTTAGCCGCGAGCTGATGAAACGCCTTGAATTGAAAGGTGTCGAATTTGCCGAAGTCACACTGCATGTCGGCCTGGGAACTTTCCGCCCGGTTGAGGTGGAGGACCTCACCAAGCATAAAATGGACTCGGAACAATTTATTATCGAGCAAAAGCAGGCTGATATTGTAAACCGTGGCATCGAGGCAAAAAAACGCATCTGTGCTGTTGGCACCACTTCTATGCGGGCCATTGAGTCGGCAGTGTCGGCCAGCAAAACTTTGAAGCCGGCTAACGACTGGACCAGCAAGTTCATTTTCCCGCCGTACGACTTCAGCATCGCAAACTCGATGATCACCAACTTCCACACCCCTGAGTCGACTTTATTGATGATGGTTTGTGCATTCGGCGGTTACGAAAATGTAATGCATGCTTATGAAGTTGCTGTGAAAGAGAAATACCGCTTTTACAGCTATGGCGATGCCATGCTGATGATTTAA
- a CDS encoding ABC transporter permease, translating to MIILKLSRESFRFAFDALRQNKLRTLLSLLGVTIGIFTVIGVLSAVDTLRANLQKSVNKLGGNSVYVQKWPWIGGDDFPWWKYLQRPDPKLRDFDQLQRRSQTAAAISYEIGIGDRTIKYQDHTAEGAQINAVTQDHDKVWNFDLSEGRYFTEIDSRTGAPVALIGYDIATNLFPSGSPIGKQIKVMGRYVTVIGVFAKEGKDLFGNSDDNAVLVPLNFARDVIDVQANQYQPTIIVKGKPGLTDLDVESELEGLMRSIRRIQPGQEDNFSLNRATLISNQLDQIFGVLNTAGWIIGGFSLLVGGFGIANIMFVSVKERTNIIGIQKSLGAKNYFILLQFLIEAIVLCLLGGVIGLGLVYLGTMAVQAAVDIKVVLDIGNIILGMSTSIGIGIISGIIPAYSASRLDPVEAIRSN from the coding sequence ATGATCATTTTAAAACTCTCGCGGGAAAGCTTCCGTTTTGCATTTGATGCCTTAAGGCAAAATAAACTGCGCACCCTGTTGTCGCTGCTGGGGGTTACCATCGGTATTTTTACAGTAATTGGTGTATTATCGGCCGTTGACACGCTGCGGGCCAATCTTCAAAAAAGCGTCAATAAGCTTGGCGGTAATAGCGTTTATGTGCAAAAATGGCCATGGATAGGCGGCGATGATTTCCCGTGGTGGAAGTATCTGCAGCGCCCCGATCCCAAACTGAGGGATTTCGACCAGTTGCAGCGCCGCAGCCAGACAGCCGCCGCTATTAGTTATGAAATCGGCATCGGCGACCGCACGATTAAATACCAGGATCACACAGCCGAAGGGGCGCAGATAAACGCGGTGACACAAGATCATGATAAAGTTTGGAACTTTGACCTCAGCGAGGGCCGCTATTTTACCGAGATCGACTCGCGTACCGGGGCGCCTGTTGCGCTTATCGGCTACGATATCGCTACCAACCTCTTTCCGTCGGGCAGTCCCATCGGTAAGCAGATAAAGGTTATGGGGCGTTATGTTACGGTGATCGGTGTATTTGCCAAGGAAGGTAAGGACCTGTTTGGCAATTCGGACGATAACGCGGTATTGGTGCCTCTTAATTTTGCCAGGGACGTAATAGATGTGCAGGCCAATCAATATCAGCCCACCATTATTGTTAAAGGAAAGCCGGGTTTGACCGACCTGGATGTTGAAAGCGAACTGGAGGGTTTGATGCGATCCATAAGACGTATACAGCCCGGGCAGGAAGATAATTTTTCGCTGAACAGGGCAACACTTATTTCAAACCAGCTCGACCAGATATTCGGCGTGCTTAACACAGCCGGGTGGATAATCGGGGGCTTCTCGCTGCTGGTAGGCGGATTCGGTATAGCCAATATCATGTTTGTTTCGGTAAAGGAGCGTACCAATATCATTGGTATACAAAAGTCGCTTGGTGCAAAAAACTATTTCATATTACTTCAGTTCCTGATAGAGGCTATTGTACTTTGCCTGCTGGGCGGAGTGATCGGGCTGGGCCTGGTTTATCTTGGCACCATGGCCGTGCAAGCCGCAGTGGACATTAAAGTGGTACTGGATATCGGCAATATAATTCTTGGTATGTCCACATCCATTGGTATAGGCATCATTTCGGGCATTATCCCGGCTTATTCGGCTTCAAGGCTCGATCCTGTCGAGGCCATAAGGTCCAATTGA
- a CDS encoding cob(I)yrinic acid a,c-diamide adenosyltransferase, which yields MKIYTKTGDKGLTSLIGGTRVPKYHLRIESYGTVDELNSYVGMIRDQDITEHDKGLLKEVQDRLFTIGSSLASDPERSKMIIPDLHEADIELLEKEMDAINEQLPELRHFILPGGNNAISFCHIARCVCRRAERLAVHLATESNVDEKVIVYLNRLSDYLFTLGRKIANDQKIAENQWIPRV from the coding sequence ATGAAGATATACACAAAAACGGGCGACAAAGGGCTAACCTCGCTCATCGGGGGTACGCGTGTGCCTAAATATCATCTGCGTATCGAAAGCTACGGTACAGTGGATGAATTGAACTCGTATGTCGGCATGATACGCGACCAGGATATTACGGAGCATGATAAGGGTCTGTTGAAAGAGGTGCAGGACAGGCTGTTCACTATCGGCTCTTCGCTGGCCTCGGATCCCGAAAGATCAAAAATGATAATACCCGACCTGCACGAAGCGGATATAGAATTGCTTGAAAAGGAGATGGACGCAATAAATGAACAATTGCCCGAATTGCGCCACTTTATCTTACCGGGCGGTAACAATGCTATATCATTTTGCCATATTGCCCGCTGCGTATGCCGCCGGGCCGAGCGGCTGGCCGTTCATCTGGCAACCGAAAGCAATGTCGATGAAAAGGTGATCGTCTATCTGAACAGGTTAAGCGATTACCTGTTTACCCTTGGCCGGAAGATAGCAAACGACCAAAAGATAGCAGAAAACCAGTGGATACCGCGTGTGTAA
- a CDS encoding lmo0937 family membrane protein, whose translation MRGLLYIIAVILIIGWAIGFFAYSAGGIIHVLLVIAIIALLLGVIRRA comes from the coding sequence ATGAGAGGTTTACTATACATCATTGCCGTTATCCTGATAATAGGTTGGGCAATAGGATTTTTTGCTTATTCGGCCGGCGGCATAATACACGTGCTTTTGGTTATTGCCATTATCGCGTTACTGCTTGGCGTCATCAGGCGGGCCTGA
- a CDS encoding citrate synthase — protein sequence MSETAQLKIGDKTYDFPVIEGTEGEKAIDISKLRDQTGYVTLDIGYKNTGATQSAITFLDGELGVLKYRGYPIEQLASKSSFIEVAYLLIYGELPTEKQLADFQLHISRHTLVHEDMKKFFDGFPSKSHPMGQLSSLVCSLSAFYPESLKSNQSEAELDLSIIKMLGKMATIVSWIYKKSLGHPFIYPRNKYDYVTNFLHMTFGQRTEEIEIDPVIVSAMNTLLILHADHEQNCSTSTVRIVGSSESNIYASVSAGISALWGPLHGGANQAVIEMLEKIKEDGGDTDKWIKKAKDKNDTFRLMGFGHRVYKNFDPRAKIIKKACDDILEKLGIDDEVLEIAKKLEEVALKDNYFIERKLYPNVDFYSGIIYRALGFPTDMFTVLFALGRLPGWIAQWKEMKEHKEPIGRPRQIYVGKVNREYVDIKSR from the coding sequence ATGTCGGAAACTGCACAATTAAAAATAGGAGATAAGACCTATGATTTCCCGGTTATTGAAGGAACCGAAGGCGAAAAAGCCATCGATATTTCAAAGCTGCGCGATCAGACGGGTTATGTAACGCTCGATATTGGTTATAAAAATACCGGTGCCACGCAAAGCGCCATTACATTTTTGGATGGCGAGCTTGGTGTGCTAAAATATCGCGGTTACCCTATTGAGCAGCTTGCTTCAAAGTCAAGTTTTATAGAGGTGGCTTACCTGCTTATTTATGGCGAATTGCCTACCGAAAAGCAATTGGCCGATTTCCAGCTTCATATCAGCCGCCACACACTGGTGCACGAGGATATGAAGAAGTTTTTTGATGGTTTTCCGTCAAAATCACACCCAATGGGGCAATTATCGTCGCTGGTGTGTTCACTGTCGGCATTTTACCCGGAGTCGTTAAAATCGAACCAAAGCGAAGCCGAACTCGACCTGAGCATCATCAAGATGCTGGGAAAAATGGCGACGATAGTTTCGTGGATATATAAAAAATCGCTTGGGCATCCCTTTATATATCCCCGTAACAAATATGATTACGTAACCAATTTTCTGCACATGACCTTTGGTCAGCGCACAGAAGAGATCGAGATAGATCCGGTTATTGTAAGCGCCATGAATACACTGCTTATCCTGCATGCCGATCATGAGCAGAATTGTTCTACTTCGACCGTACGGATCGTAGGATCGTCGGAGTCGAACATTTACGCGTCGGTGTCGGCAGGTATATCGGCCCTTTGGGGGCCGCTGCATGGCGGGGCGAACCAGGCTGTGATAGAAATGCTGGAAAAGATAAAAGAAGATGGGGGAGACACCGATAAATGGATCAAAAAAGCCAAAGACAAGAATGATACTTTCCGCCTGATGGGCTTCGGTCACCGGGTTTATAAGAATTTCGATCCGCGTGCAAAGATCATTAAAAAGGCCTGTGATGATATCCTCGAAAAATTAGGTATAGATGATGAGGTGCTGGAGATAGCCAAAAAGCTGGAAGAGGTAGCCTTAAAAGACAATTACTTTATCGAGCGTAAACTGTACCCGAACGTGGATTTTTATTCAGGCATTATCTATCGTGCACTGGGCTTCCCGACAGACATGTTTACCGTTTTGTTTGCCCTTGGCCGGCTGCCGGGCTGGATAGCGCAGTGGAAAGAAATGAAAGAACACAAAGAGCCTATCGGCCGCCCGCGCCAAATATATGTAGGCAAGGTGAACAGGGAGTACGTGGATATAAAAAGCAGATAA
- a CDS encoding DUF2795 domain-containing protein, with amino-acid sequence MYWTLELASHLEDAPWPATKDELIDYAIRSGAPVEVIENLQALEDDGEPYENIEEIWPDYPTKDDFFFNEDEY; translated from the coding sequence ATGTATTGGACACTTGAATTAGCATCACACCTCGAAGATGCTCCATGGCCGGCAACAAAGGATGAATTGATCGATTATGCTATCCGTTCGGGAGCGCCCGTCGAGGTTATTGAAAACCTGCAGGCACTGGAAGACGACGGTGAGCCGTATGAGAATATTGAGGAAATATGGCCTGATTACCCAACAAAAGACGACTTCTTCTTCAACGAAGACGAATACTAA
- a CDS encoding SusE domain-containing protein, with amino-acid sequence MKTLLTKLLAIGSIALLMLPSCKKDEKKVYATNVATSGLQASSTTLVLTKADLTKTAVTFNLTQADFGYSAAIKNVLQIDAPDDNFANPKEFNISGKVTTQAFTTLDFNNLVLALNLPTGVASPVQARIKSSISATVAPVYSNVVSLTVTPFALTAFVYVPGAYQGWNPAAADSLESATGNGVYTGVINFTGGDLNFKITSNRDWNHTNYGDAGGGTVSGSGGNLLAPAGGNIQINLDLNANTIVMTPVQWSIIGDATPGGWGGDTDMQFDNAHQMWVVTANLTAGGNIKFRLNHDWGTNLGGSDGTLSLNGANIPIAADGSYKITLDVNANTYTITKQ; translated from the coding sequence ATGAAAACATTATTAACGAAACTTTTAGCCATCGGCAGCATTGCGCTGCTGATGCTGCCTTCGTGCAAAAAAGATGAGAAAAAGGTGTACGCGACAAATGTAGCTACGTCAGGGTTACAGGCATCATCTACTACGCTTGTACTGACCAAGGCCGACCTGACAAAAACAGCGGTGACCTTTAACCTTACCCAGGCCGATTTTGGCTATTCGGCGGCTATCAAAAATGTACTGCAGATAGACGCACCCGATGACAACTTTGCGAATCCGAAAGAATTTAATATTAGCGGCAAAGTTACTACGCAGGCTTTCACAACCCTCGATTTTAATAATTTAGTATTGGCATTGAATTTACCAACCGGCGTTGCATCACCCGTTCAGGCACGTATTAAATCGTCAATAAGCGCTACAGTTGCTCCGGTATATTCAAATGTGGTTTCACTTACTGTTACACCGTTTGCTTTAACAGCATTTGTGTATGTCCCCGGAGCTTACCAGGGCTGGAACCCCGCAGCTGCGGACAGTTTAGAATCTGCGACAGGTAACGGCGTTTATACCGGTGTGATCAACTTTACCGGAGGCGACCTGAATTTCAAGATCACTTCCAACAGAGACTGGAACCATACAAACTATGGCGATGCCGGTGGTGGAACGGTAAGCGGCTCTGGGGGTAATCTTTTAGCCCCAGCAGGCGGCAATATACAGATTAACTTAGATCTCAACGCGAACACCATCGTAATGACTCCTGTTCAGTGGAGCATCATCGGCGATGCCACACCAGGAGGTTGGGGAGGCGATACCGATATGCAGTTTGACAATGCTCACCAAATGTGGGTAGTGACTGCAAACCTTACCGCTGGAGGTAATATCAAATTCCGTTTGAACCATGACTGGGGAACTAATCTTGGTGGGTCCGACGGTACTTTATCTCTCAACGGAGCAAACATACCTATTGCTGCAGATGGTAGCTACAAGATCACACTTGATGTGAATGCAAATACTTACACTATTACTAAACAATAA
- a CDS encoding 2-C-methyl-D-erythritol 4-phosphate cytidylyltransferase — MSDPNLTSQIQNPKSKHYAIIVAGGSGTRMRSSVPKQYLLLNGIPLLMHTINAFNACATKPGIILVLHPESHDYWNQLCKEHNFTVPHQLVSGGETRFHSVRNGINMIEDDDAIVAIHDAVRPLVTCAIIDESYECAEKYGNAIVAVKSRDSVRQIRDNRSQSLNRDNIYLIQTPQTFQAAQLKNAYKQVYQESFTDDASVVEQTGVNINLIGGSHQNIKITFPEDIAIAEFLLKQ; from the coding sequence ATGAGCGATCCGAATCTCACATCTCAAATCCAGAATCCCAAATCCAAACACTACGCCATTATCGTGGCCGGCGGGTCGGGCACCCGCATGCGGTCCTCGGTTCCCAAACAGTACCTGCTATTGAATGGCATTCCCCTGCTAATGCATACCATCAATGCATTTAATGCGTGTGCAACAAAGCCGGGCATTATTTTAGTACTGCACCCCGAATCGCACGATTACTGGAACCAATTGTGTAAAGAGCATAATTTCACGGTTCCGCACCAATTGGTAAGCGGTGGCGAAACACGCTTCCACTCGGTAAGGAACGGTATAAATATGATAGAGGACGACGATGCTATTGTCGCCATTCACGATGCAGTAAGGCCGCTGGTGACCTGTGCCATCATTGACGAATCGTATGAATGCGCGGAAAAGTATGGCAACGCCATTGTTGCGGTTAAAAGCCGCGATTCGGTAAGGCAGATCAGGGACAACCGATCACAAAGCCTCAACCGCGATAATATTTACCTTATCCAAACCCCGCAAACCTTCCAGGCCGCGCAGTTAAAAAATGCCTACAAACAGGTTTACCAGGAAAGCTTTACCGACGACGCCAGCGTCGTAGAACAAACGGGCGTTAATATCAACCTGATAGGCGGCAGCCACCAGAATATCAAGATAACTTTTCCCGAAGATATTGCTATTGCGGAGTTCCTTTTAAAACAATAG